The genomic region GGTTTTAAAGGTTTATATGAGTTTGGCCATGTAATTGTTCTCGGTAGCTCTCTGGCAGCAGAAGTACTGTTTTTCGCCTCTCTACATCAATTAAAATATATAGAATAAGCACCTGTAACTAATTTTACCGGATTGGCAGGGCACGATTGTGACCATTATCCAAAAACAATACGTATCCGGATTTAACGATTGCAATTCATCAAAATATTGATTTCACAACTTTAACCCCTTATTTCACAACAAACTAACGCTCACCACATACGTTTGTTGACTATTTGCTGTTATATAGAAAACAATTTGAATAACATCCCAAAAATCCCAATATCATGAAAAACCTCCTACTTATCAAAAACATTTATTTAGAGGCATTTAAAAACTTAGGCAACGCCATTGTAAAGAACTATTTCAAGGTCTTCTCATGGTTTTGTTTTGTCAGCTTTTTAATAGTACTGTACGCATTCATTTTTAGGCTTGCTACAGGGTTTGCCTTTGATTGATATTAACCAACCAGCTTAAACCTATGAAACGCCTTTACGGGCGTTTTTTTGTTCTCAAATATGGGGTGCGTATACTTTGAATGCCTGTTCAGAACTATGGTACATGCCGGTCATCGAATAAAAAAGTAATTCACGGAGATATAAAAATATTTCTTTTTTACATCCTACAATTTGCCCGTTTTATCCATTTTATTTAGCCCTTTGGGGATAAGAAGTCACATTTGCCATAATTATTAATCATAAGTTAGGTATATGGGGAAATTATTACTTTTTAAGGAGATTTATTTAGAAGCGTTTAGAAATTTGGGACACTACATCGTAACCAATTATTTTAAGGCTTTTTCTTGGTTTTGTTTTGCTTTGATCGCAATCACATTTTACGCTTTTGTGTTTAGGCTATCTACGGGATTTGCTTTTGATTGAGCAAAACGCAAACAAAAAAGCCCCAGATGGGGCTTTTTTACACTATTGTACAATTGGTTGTTTATTTTGATGATATATGGTTTTGGGGAACCAGAAAAAATGCTTGCCCTTGATTCAAGTTTATACGTTCCAATCATGAAATATACTCGACTTGATAGCGTTTCATTAGAATGTGAAACGGGGCTTTGCTATTTTTTATCGACCAATTCTGCTGTCTTCAAAATAGCTTCAAGTTCAAACATGTAATCCCGCTTTTCAGTTGCCGGGGCAAACGTAAAACCTTCCAACACTATTTTTCTATTGTTCTGTGTATCATTTAGGATATAGGTGATAAAAGGCCCGGCCATGGGGTAGTTTTCCATTTCCCAAATACCGCGTACCTCAGCACCCTTCATACCCGCAATTTCTGCCGGAAAAACATAGGGGGCGAATGCCTTTTCAGTGACCATGTAGGTTACTTTATCTTTTACGTCGGGGCCGGGAATATATTTTTTCCCTATTGAATCCCTTAATTTTACAATATCTTTTACAAATGTAGAATCGTTCGTAAAACTATCTTGGGGCAGTTCGTAGGCAATAATATTCATACTGCCTTTTTGTATCTGCCTATCGATCCAAACAAAGTTGTCTTCTTGCTTTCCTACTTTATATACCGATGGTAAGTCCAGGGCAACCCCAAACTTATCCTTGAGTACGGTTTCTTTACTTAAAGATCTTTTGAACCTGTTTTGGGTTTCGTTAATCTCCAAAACTTTAAAGGCACTTACCATTTCGGCAGCTTTTTTGTCCAAATTAGTAATCAATCCTTCTATACTACTCGCTTTGATTACACCTACTTTTTGGGGCCGTGCATACACATCGCTTTTAATATGGGCCACGTTGACCGAGTCCAACTGAACCAAAAGTACCGATCGTGTATTCCGCACCATGCCTTCGAAAACCTGCGGCGGCAGATGGGTTATGGTAAATTGGGGTTCGTCCCATATAAGTGCGGGAACCGATGCGGCAAAATACTCCCTAACCTTATCGCCAACGGGGCCTTCCCATAGGCTGTTTTCCATGACTACGGCAACGGAGTTGATAGGGCCTATGGATTCTGGCTGGTAATTTTTGTTCTTTTCTTCCTTACAGGAAAAAAGTACAAGTGAAAAAAGGAAAGTGGTTCCAAGGTTTTTCAAGAATTTCATTTGTTACAGTTTATGATGAACAATCACACAGTTTTAATTTTGTGCCTGGTTTTAGATTGTTACCACTAATACCGTTCCACTTTCTCAAATTATCGATACTAATTCCAGGATATTTTCTGGAAATGGTCCAAAGGGAGTCTCCGCTTTGTACCGTGTGTATCTTGGATTTATCCGAAGGCAGCTTGACCGCTACCTTGGTGGTTGGTTTTTTTGTGTTGGGACTGCCTACGGGTTTCTTTGGGAAAATGGTCAAACGCTGGCCTACTCTTAGATTATTGCTTCGCATTCCGTTCCACCTTTTTATTTGACTTACGCCAACACCGTAACGTTCCGCAATTTTGCCCAAGTAATCTCCACTGCGCACTTTATATCTTATCCTATCCTTAGCTACGACCAATTGGGGCAATACCTTTTCTTTGTCCTTGAGTTCCTTTTTCACATGGGCATATATGGCCTCTTCATTGGCCACAAATTTGCCCATTTCGGAAATGGGTAATCTTAACGTGTAGTTCTTCCCTTCTACGTAGGGTATAATGTTTAGTTTGTAGGAAGGGTTCATCAGCTCTATCGTTTCGACGGAAATCCCTGTCAATTCGGAAATTTGGTCAAAAGTAATCATGTGCTTCACATGAATAGTGTCCGTTTCAAAGTAGGGTCTTTTCGCTTTTTTGATTTTGATATCGTGCTCATCCGCATACTCCATCAAGTACATGGTAGCCAAAAAAGCCGGTACATAACCAGCGGTTTCCCGAGGAAGGTTATTTCTGATATTCCAATAGTTTCGATAGCCGCCGGAGCGTCGTATCGCCTTGTTCACATTTCCCGGTCCAGAATTGTAGGCGGCCAACGCCAAATCCCAATCATCATAGATGCTATACAATCTTTTCAAATAAATACAGGCGGCTTCGGTAGATTTTATTGGGTCACTGCGTTCATCCACATAACTGCTGACCTCTAGTTTGAGTTCGCGCCCCGTGCCGTACATAAATTGCCATAGGCCCGTTGCACCTACCCGTGACCTTGCTTTCGGATTTAAGGCGGATTCTACAATGGATAGGTATTTGATTTCTTGTGGAACATCATGCTTGTCTAGCTGCTCTTCAAATAAAGGAAAATAAAACTGGCTGGCCGTTAGCATTTTCTCCATCAAACCCCTTCTGCGGGTAAGGAATGATTTGATAACGTTCTCCAAGGACGGATTGTACTCTATGTTCAGCGGGGTTTTTTCGTTGAGCCTGTTCAAACGTGCTTTT from Costertonia aggregata harbors:
- a CDS encoding DUF6747 family protein; this encodes MKNLLLIKNIYLEAFKNLGNAIVKNYFKVFSWFCFVSFLIVLYAFIFRLATGFAFD
- a CDS encoding DUF4837 family protein, which produces MKFLKNLGTTFLFSLVLFSCKEEKNKNYQPESIGPINSVAVVMENSLWEGPVGDKVREYFAASVPALIWDEPQFTITHLPPQVFEGMVRNTRSVLLVQLDSVNVAHIKSDVYARPQKVGVIKASSIEGLITNLDKKAAEMVSAFKVLEINETQNRFKRSLSKETVLKDKFGVALDLPSVYKVGKQEDNFVWIDRQIQKGSMNIIAYELPQDSFTNDSTFVKDIVKLRDSIGKKYIPGPDVKDKVTYMVTEKAFAPYVFPAEIAGMKGAEVRGIWEMENYPMAGPFITYILNDTQNNRKIVLEGFTFAPATEKRDYMFELEAILKTAELVDKK
- a CDS encoding DUF6747 family protein; translation: MGKLLLFKEIYLEAFRNLGHYIVTNYFKAFSWFCFALIAITFYAFVFRLSTGFAFD
- a CDS encoding LysM peptidoglycan-binding domain-containing protein encodes the protein MYTFRKFCFIGLMLVTVFFAVAQQKDSIPKNTVKVLEVEAVPLDSLAMKTTGMEQTDLELVPSAVKDNSVSALSKTKKGFQLQDQLDAARYDSIWLNQLSETAVMYENMYDDISNLDIDKTYEHNLPTDTLKARLNRLNEKTPLNIEYNPSLENVIKSFLTRRRGLMEKMLTASQFYFPLFEEQLDKHDVPQEIKYLSIVESALNPKARSRVGATGLWQFMYGTGRELKLEVSSYVDERSDPIKSTEAACIYLKRLYSIYDDWDLALAAYNSGPGNVNKAIRRSGGYRNYWNIRNNLPRETAGYVPAFLATMYLMEYADEHDIKIKKAKRPYFETDTIHVKHMITFDQISELTGISVETIELMNPSYKLNIIPYVEGKNYTLRLPISEMGKFVANEEAIYAHVKKELKDKEKVLPQLVVAKDRIRYKVRSGDYLGKIAERYGVGVSQIKRWNGMRSNNLRVGQRLTIFPKKPVGSPNTKKPTTKVAVKLPSDKSKIHTVQSGDSLWTISRKYPGISIDNLRKWNGISGNNLKPGTKLKLCDCSS